AGTTCGTTCCTTACGTCACACAGTGGGCTGAGGTCGACGAAGACGAAGAAGAGGAGTAAGATCTTCTTAATACCATGAAACGCTATACTACGACATCCCCTGAAGAAACCATCGCGTTGGGTCATTCCTTAGGGAATGCTCTCCCTGGTGGCAGTGTTGTATGTTTTTTCGGCGACCTTGCTGCTGGCAAGACGACGTTCATCAAAGGCCTTGCTTCTGGAGCTTTGGGATCTTCATACGACGACGTCAACAGTCCAACTTTCGTATATCTCAATATCTATGGCGAAGAAAGGAAGATCTACCATTTCGATTTATATCGCCTTGATAATAGTGATGATTTCCTTGCTAAAGGTTTCGACGAATATCTTCATTGCGGCGAAGACATCTGCTGTATAGAATGGTCTGAGAAGATAAAAGACCTTCTTCCTGAGGGTTATATCTCCGTTACCATGGTCCATAGCGGCGATGGTGCGCGTACCATCACCATCGAGGGAACATAATATGGCGAAATATGCTTTCAAAAACATTTCTTTTGTGACATCGGCTACGAAGCCCAGCGGGTATCCTACCTTCCGCGACTCTTCGGGCTACGAGCTTCCGGAGATTGCTATCGCTGGAAGGTCTAATGTCGGGAAGTCTACGTTATTAAACCATCTTTTCAGGAACAAGTATCTTGTGAAGACCTCTGCTACGCCTGGGAAGACACAGCTTCTGAATTTCTTCAATATCGACAGTACCTTTATTTGTTGTGACCTTCCTGGTTACGGCTATGCTCGTGTTCCTCATCGTGTCCGCAGCCACTGGGGCACTATGATCAAAGAATACCTCGAAGAACGCAAGTCTTTGAAGCTCATACTTTTTCTCATCGACATCCGCCGCATTCCCAATGACGACGACATCATGTTCCTCGAATGGGCTGCTCGTGCTGAGAAGTCTGTAATCATCGTCATCACCAAGGTCGACAAAGTCAAGAGCAACGAGAAATCCCGCAATACCCAGAAAATTCTTGGGGCTTTCGATGCTGAGAACTTGCATTATGTCCATTATTCTGCTACTAAGAACATAGGATACAACCAACTTGTCGCCATGATCAACGAAGCGCTAAATGAAGAAATAGAGTCAGTGAACAGTGATCAATAAAAAAAGGTAAAATAATGGGATTGTTACAAGAAGACACTTTCGTATGTTTCGACTGCGAGTCTACGGGCCTTGACACTGAAAACGACCATATCGTTGAGTTTGCTGCCATACGTTTCACCTTCGAGGGCATTATCGACAGTGTCGAATATCTTATCGATCCTCGTGTTCCTATCCCAGAAGAAGTCATTGCCATCCACAACATCACCGATGCTATGGTTGCTGGAAAGCCTACCATCGACAAGGTCCTTACTGAGATGTTATCGTTTATCGGCGACAGCATCGTCGTCGGCCATGGCATCGAATATGACATCGCAATGGTCTCCAATGCTGCGAAACGCCATGGTATATCCTGCTCTCTCAAGAAAAATAAATCTCTCGACACTTTACGTCTCGCACGTCTATATGGAAAAAGCCCTGTGAATTCTTTAGAGTTTCTTCGCAAGCATTTTTCTATTGAAGAAAGAGGCGCTCACCGTGCTATGAATGATGTGGTCGTCAACATTGAAGTTTTTAAAAAGCTCGTCGAGAGCTATAATACTACTGAAGATATCCTCGATGCTTTATCTAGGCCCATTGCGATGAAGACGATGCCTTTGGGGAAATACAAAGGCCGCGAATTTCGCGACATCCCCGAGAAATATCTATTGTGGGCCAAGCATCAAAATTTCGACGAAGACCTTCTTTATTCTATACGTCGCGAGCTTAAAAAG
The window above is part of the Waddliaceae bacterium genome. Proteins encoded here:
- the tsaE gene encoding tRNA (adenosine(37)-N6)-threonylcarbamoyltransferase complex ATPase subunit type 1 TsaE — protein: MKRYTTTSPEETIALGHSLGNALPGGSVVCFFGDLAAGKTTFIKGLASGALGSSYDDVNSPTFVYLNIYGEERKIYHFDLYRLDNSDDFLAKGFDEYLHCGEDICCIEWSEKIKDLLPEGYISVTMVHSGDGARTITIEGT
- a CDS encoding YihA family ribosome biogenesis GTP-binding protein, with the translated sequence MAKYAFKNISFVTSATKPSGYPTFRDSSGYELPEIAIAGRSNVGKSTLLNHLFRNKYLVKTSATPGKTQLLNFFNIDSTFICCDLPGYGYARVPHRVRSHWGTMIKEYLEERKSLKLILFLIDIRRIPNDDDIMFLEWAARAEKSVIIVITKVDKVKSNEKSRNTQKILGAFDAENLHYVHYSATKNIGYNQLVAMINEALNEEIESVNSDQ
- a CDS encoding DNA polymerase III subunit epsilon (3'-5' exonuclease of DNA polymerase III), with translation MGLLQEDTFVCFDCESTGLDTENDHIVEFAAIRFTFEGIIDSVEYLIDPRVPIPEEVIAIHNITDAMVAGKPTIDKVLTEMLSFIGDSIVVGHGIEYDIAMVSNAAKRHGISCSLKKNKSLDTLRLARLYGKSPVNSLEFLRKHFSIEERGAHRAMNDVVVNIEVFKKLVESYNTTEDILDALSRPIAMKTMPLGKYKGREFRDIPEKYLLWAKHQNFDEDLLYSIRRELKKRKNVNSFEKSSNPFSSL